In Maridesulfovibrio sp., the following proteins share a genomic window:
- a CDS encoding methyltransferase domain-containing protein, producing MKDYVSGERETIEVETAGRVWKIERTADLETLWDEIGEDDFGDDERLPYWAELWPASVLLGEWLYRNVERIKGRKCLDLGCGLGLTAIVGQSLGAEVVAFDYELPPLYFAKDNAITNMTSQPLWLQMDWRESSLAPHSFDFIWGGDILYEKRFFDPLEQLFRQALKPGGTIWMAEPVRDVSVPVWEKLESLGWKTSLPLTEKAACCSAEMTVNIREVVPGKSNMIVTEV from the coding sequence TTGAAAGATTATGTTTCCGGTGAACGGGAAACCATAGAAGTCGAGACCGCCGGAAGGGTTTGGAAAATTGAGCGTACTGCTGATCTGGAAACCCTTTGGGATGAGATCGGCGAAGATGACTTCGGTGATGACGAGCGTTTGCCGTACTGGGCCGAACTATGGCCCGCCAGTGTGCTGCTCGGTGAATGGTTATACCGTAATGTCGAACGGATCAAGGGACGCAAATGTCTTGATCTGGGCTGCGGGTTGGGGCTGACCGCGATTGTGGGTCAATCCCTTGGCGCTGAAGTTGTAGCTTTTGATTATGAATTACCGCCCCTCTATTTTGCTAAAGATAACGCCATAACAAATATGACTTCTCAGCCGCTCTGGTTGCAGATGGACTGGCGTGAATCATCCCTCGCCCCGCATTCTTTTGATTTTATCTGGGGCGGTGATATCTTGTACGAGAAAAGATTTTTCGATCCGCTTGAACAGCTGTTTCGTCAGGCTTTGAAGCCTGGTGGAACTATCTGGATGGCCGAGCCTGTGCGTGACGTTTCCGTGCCTGTGTGGGAAAAACTGGAATCCCTCGGCTGGAAGACCTCGCTCCCACTGACCGAGAAGGCCGCCTGTTGCAGTGCGGAAATGACAGTTAATATCCGGGAGGTTGTCCCCGGTAAATCCAATATGATCGTTACGGAGGTTTGA
- the gcvH gene encoding glycine cleavage system protein GcvH, which produces MIPQELLYAKSHEWLKVDGENGTIGITHFAQEQLGDLTFVELPQEGDTFAAGDEFGSIESVKAASEMYVPVDCEVVAVNELLEDAPEKVNEDPYGDGWMIKVKITGPTDGLLDAASYEKVTEEEAH; this is translated from the coding sequence ATGATTCCGCAGGAACTTCTTTACGCCAAATCTCACGAATGGCTCAAGGTTGATGGTGAAAACGGAACTATCGGTATCACCCATTTTGCTCAGGAACAGCTCGGCGACCTTACTTTCGTCGAACTTCCGCAGGAAGGCGACACCTTCGCTGCCGGTGACGAATTCGGGTCTATCGAATCCGTAAAGGCTGCAAGCGAAATGTACGTTCCGGTTGATTGCGAAGTAGTAGCGGTTAACGAACTGCTGGAAGACGCACCTGAAAAAGTCAACGAAGATCCTTACGGTGACGGTTGGATGATCAAAGTGAAAATCACCGGCCCTACCGACGGACTTCTGGATGCTGCTTCTTACGAAAAGGTAACTGAAGAAGAAGCCCACTAA